The region attgggcgaattatcgctccgtgtaaacgcagcattagaaacatctaacctgctatgtccctatagcacatggggcactgaatcgtaccttcatcctcggcgtttGTTTCCATGGGACTAGGAATTTAATCACTGCGCTTTGATGTGCTGAGGGTGAAACTAAAGCTTTCAGGGCACTGATCCAGCTGacctgctctgctgatattcattagaagaagaagagggggCGGATCAGTGTACTGGGGGCAGAAATCCTGCCCCAGTGTACCAAAACATCTGAATAGCATGGCGATTTAATTCCTAATGGCACGGAAACTGTGCAGAGTATGAAGGTAAGAAACGtgacttcatcctcagcgccctgtgtgcaatagggacatggcaggttagattcttctacgTTTCCCTTTTATATAAACCAGTACTTACAAGCAGCATGTGTGAATCCAACCCAGTCAGATCATTGACATGGTTATTTTAATCGCAGTTTGACAGATTTTGGTGTAAATAGTTTTTAACTGGCGTTTGTAGAAAGATGGAAGGACAGTGGGTTTGGCGACGTTATAGTTTTTCCGACACTAATTttggctttttttcccccccacctTTGTGTAACCAGAAACAGAAAGCTGTGTAACTCTCGATAGCCATCGGGAACTTCTATTAAGCGTAAATGTAGTGAAATAGTTAGCAAAATTCTTGTGGAGATACACAGACGATCACATTGGTGTTCTTGAATATATCCCGTACAGAGTAATATATGGCTAGCATTGCTTTAAACGGGTTCTGTGATTTTAACTAACTTGTTCTCTGTCCTGTGGATAGACGACACGTAAGTGATCTCAGGAGGTCTGACCTCCGTACGCGGTTTAGTGTtgtggcatggggagaggtaagttagcgtTCTGTAGTAAGTTCCCCCCTGCCATCTGCCCAAAAATAAAAACGTCCGGACTTCTTTCATTGGAGAAACCCTCTTTGAGAGCTCAATACCTCTCAGTACAGCATGAGGACACACGACCCGCTGTATTACATCGACTCTTAGTGTAATAGACACAACAGGTGAACTAAAGCAGTAATGGGCAATTCCTTTAGGATTGTCAGCTGCTCAGTTTGGTACGGAAAAGTGCTACTAATAGTGTAAACTATTTATAGCATACAAAAAACCTTTGCGGTCATGCTTGTGTAGCCGACCAATTTAAACTGTGTACAATTGTTCCTTCTTGGATCGGGACTGGGCTGTAATTGTTCTAATTGCCTGGGACTAATCTTTTAGCCTTCAGTCTGTGGGCACAGTGTTGACTATCTTAaataagtcatttacaaatctgtataacttttcaagtttccctctggagtacccctttaagcctggcacCTTGCAGGGTAAtgatttagggtatgttcccgtgcggcctccgcttgaaattctgccataTATTCTCCAGTGAAAACATAATCTCATACAATACACCTCTATAGATGATGTGATGGAAGGGATGTGAGCAGAAAGGGGGGATCAAACTTAGCAAGGAACTCCAGGTTCTGTTGTGAAGCTCTTGGGCCCTCTCGCTGTCTCTTGATTGATCTATAAACTTTAAAGCTTTGTTATTCTGGGCCAATTGAAGTAATTAAGAAATGTTAGGGACGttgtttaaaacaaaaaaaaacaaaaaaagtttcaGATTATCCTGAACAGTAAAAACAAAAGTCTGAATTATCGTGGGGCTTAATCTGAGAGATGCGAACAATTACTACACTACTGTTTAGTTATATATTGCTCAATATTTTCTCTTTTCAACAGGTAACAGAATTAAATGAACCCCTCTCAAATGAAGAAAGAAACTTGTTGTCTGTGGCATACAAGAATGTCGTCGGGGCTCGTCGATCTTCCTGGAGGGTAATAAGCAGTATTGAGCAGAAGACCTCTGCTGacggcaatgaaaaaaaaatagagatggTGCGGGCCTATCGTGAAAAAATTGAAAAGGAATTGGAAGCGGTGTGCCAAGATGTGTTAAGCCTTTTGGATAATTTCCTCATTAAAAATTGCAGTGAAACACAGTATGAAAGTAAAGTGTTTTACCTGAAAATGAAAGGCGATTATTATCGATACCTAGCAGAGGTAGCCACCGGGGAGAAGCGAGCAGCGGTTGTTGAATCCTCAGAAAAGGCATACAGCGAAGCCCATGAGATCAGCAAAGAACACATGCAGCCCACTCATCCCATCAGGCTGGGATTGGCCCTTAACTACTCTGTGTTCTACTATGAGATACAGAATGCACCGGAACAGGCTTGTCATCTGGCCAAGACGGCATTTGATGATGCCATTGCAGAGCTTGATACCCTGAATGAGGACTCCTATAAGGACTCTACACTTATCATGCAACTCCTACGTGACAACCTAACACTCTGGACAAGTGACCAGCAAGATGATGACGGAGGAGAAGGCAACAATTAAGACCTCACCATGGACTGGCAGCCGCACGCTGATGCTACTACCgcagtctttattttttttcccacaagTGGGGGGTTAAGGGTGGGGGAGGGTAAGGAAGGGACGACCTCCCCTGGGAAAGACCCTACCCACCTGTCTTTGATTGCCTCTTCGACATTTTGCCAAAACACCACGAGTGGAAAGTTAGACTGGCTGTGCTAGTATGGAATGACAGCCAAACACTGGCACACGGACTGTTCTGTAGttaataaaagtggagctgtttttaatttttaagttATCGCTAGACATATTTAGAAAGAGATTTAAGAGTAGGAATAACTTGAATGGAATGCctttttttaaaatagttttgTGGTTCCAGTaagttattttatatttataatttttagcTGTAAGCACGTCCTGTCCTTCATGCTACAGTATAGGTATATTTATTTAATGTGAGTGTGGTGTACTTTTGTGCACTGCACCTTCACATGATAGACACCCAATTCTTTAGCCAGTATTCATGCTAACGTAATCCGTGGTTTAACAGGAAAACTTGCTAGTACTTTAGCATTCACTTTCTGTTTACCCTTCTCATCAGAATGTGTATAATTTTTTCCAGTTTCAGCCTATGAAATTAAAGGTTAGATATATAATGCGACAAATGTAACGTTATAATTTCCACTTTAGCTAATTGATCTGCTACAGACTTAAGTAGTGTCTCGCCAGAAGGCCAATCATGGTTCAATTCTAAAGCATATTGCGTTTTTTCTTTTCCCTCTCTGATCTTGGAAATTATGTGAAATACTAGATAAAGGGATTATATTAATAAAGCAACAGTGACGGAATACACACGTATATTAGAAAAAAGTATATAAGCCCCTATTCTGACTAAATCCTGAGTAATATAAGACTGAAACACTTTATTTTTGTGACCTGCTATAAAGTGATGTGGCTAGTCACATTTTATCATGTCTCAAGTGTTTGTTGGCATAAATAGAAAATTCTTACTTAGAAAGTTCTGcttgatttttcctcttttctgacTGGTTTGATACGTGCAACCAAAGTTCTAAACGTTCTAGTTtagaaatatttaaataaaaccgTAAAGAAAGATTcttctttaagttttttttttcaatttctttcTAGAAGCCATAGGTAATTAAGGGACATGTAACAAAAAACTATTGTCATTGTAGAATCTTTCTTGCTTACTATAGCAATGCTAAAGTGACATGTTCATCGCTAGAAATTTGAGGCAATCGGTAGCAGAATTAAATTTTCTTAATTGGACAGCAAGTGAAATATTCAGTTTTCTCTTTTCCTTCACCACTGTCCAGTGATCGGTGTTTGTGTCCAGCATATAAGTAATTTACTGGAATTACAtgaactatttttttatttttttttttctattttatttatttatttttggctgCTCTAAAACCTTGAAGATCCTAAGAGGGCTCCAAAGCTAAGAATGAAGAAAAGGTTctaagcagcaatttttttttttaattgcacttGCCTATATAACAGTTTCTCCAATGAAATTACTACCGCTGCATTAATCTTAATACAATATTGTGCATGCTAGTGATGTATTTCTATACCGTAGCTTGAAATTAAATTATACAGTAGATGTTATGTATTCCTATGGCAAGCCAACTCGTCTTCAATTTTATTGCCTTTTTATTTTCAAGAAGCAAAACAACGTTCTCCATTGGAAAGTAAGGGTTTAATGGGTAGACAATGATCTACGGAGCTGTAATAGTTAAATATCGGTATGTAATG is a window of Dendropsophus ebraccatus isolate aDenEbr1 chromosome 5, aDenEbr1.pat, whole genome shotgun sequence DNA encoding:
- the YWHAG gene encoding 14-3-3 protein gamma, whose protein sequence is MVDREQLVQKARLAEQAERYDDMAAAMKAVTELNEPLSNEERNLLSVAYKNVVGARRSSWRVISSIEQKTSADGNEKKIEMVRAYREKIEKELEAVCQDVLSLLDNFLIKNCSETQYESKVFYLKMKGDYYRYLAEVATGEKRAAVVESSEKAYSEAHEISKEHMQPTHPIRLGLALNYSVFYYEIQNAPEQACHLAKTAFDDAIAELDTLNEDSYKDSTLIMQLLRDNLTLWTSDQQDDDGGEGNN